One window from the genome of Epinephelus fuscoguttatus linkage group LG3, E.fuscoguttatus.final_Chr_v1 encodes:
- the LOC125886421 gene encoding zinc finger protein 501-like, which yields MGPDTASVPKTESSEESPAEVVVKVISESDSNDASTSTEPENSKQPESSISDKCYSCSVCGKAFDRPSKLERHKPVHTRKPKIVHQCQHCDKSFTQQEKLIRHQNCHNRTNKHPCPDCGKVFNRPSKLERHKRTHSKKPKVPHQCSYCMKTFSKLNKLVRHKRMHTGEKPFTCSVCGKGFSEAGHCKAHEKTHEEQPEKPHCCADCGMCFFKASELRRHFRSHTGEKPFRCTLCESCFSRSEGLKRHMRSHTGERPYKCIICAKGFYSRQDLNIHGLTHSGEKPHLCPVCGKGFSQLGNMKEHEQNVHIKSEKYICNECGATFTRYKSLTKHQRTHTGERPYLCLTCGRRFSWSHSLSRHRRTHTHRQMSMETSKDIVSFEGPSEKPSS from the exons ATGGGCCCAGACACTGCATCTGTCCCAAAAACAGAATCCTCAGAGGAAA GTCCAGCTGAAGTTGTTGTGAAGGTAATCTCAGAATCAGATTCCAACGATGCTTCAACCTCCACTGAGCCTGAGAACTCCAAACAACCGGAGAGCAGCATTTCAGACAAGTGCTACTCCTGCTCTGTTTGTGGCAAGGCATTCGACAGACCGTCAAAGCTAGAGAGGCATAAACCTGTCCACACGAGGAAGCCTAAGATTGTTCATCAGTGTCAGCATTGTGATAAGAGCTTCACACAACAGGAGAAGCTGATCCGACATCAGAATTGCCACAACAGGACTAACAAGCACCCGTGTCCTGACTGTGGGAAAGTGTTTAACAGGCCTTCAAAGTTAGAGAGACACAAGCGCACCCACTCAAAGAAACCAAAGGTTCCTCATCAGTGTTCGTACTGCATGAAGACGTTCAGTAAACTTAATAAACTTGTCCGTCATAAGCGAATGCACACTGGGGAGAAACCTTTCACCTGCTCGGTCTGCGGAAAAGGATTCTCCGAGGCAGGTCACTGCAAAGCACATGAAAAGACTCACGAGGAGCAGCCAGAAAAACCTCACTGCTGCGCCGACTGCGGGATGTGCTTCTTCAAGGCCTCAGAGCTACGTCGGCATTTCCGCTCCCACACGGGAGAGAAACCTTTCAGATGCACCctgtgtgagagctgcttctcCCGCTCAGAAGGACTGAAAAGACACATGAGGAGCCACACAGGGGAAAGACCATACAAATGCATCATCTGTGCAAAAGGATTTTATTCTCGTCAGGATTTGAATATTCATGGATTGACCCACTCAGGAGAGAAACCACATCTTTGCCCTGTGTGTGGTAAAGGCTTCTCACAGCTGGGCAACATGAAAGAACACGAGCAAAATGTTCATATTAAGTCGGAGAAATATATTTGCAATGAGTGTGGGGCAACCTTCACACGGTAcaaatcactgacaaaacatcaGCGGACACACACGGGGGAAAGACCCTatctgtgtctcacctgtggtCGCAGGTTTTCGTGGAGCCATTCTCTAagcagacacaggaggacacacacacacagacagatgtcTATGGAGACATCCAAGGACATAGTGAGTTTTGAAGGACCCTCTGAGAAACCTAGCAGTTGA